Proteins from one Porites lutea chromosome 3, jaPorLute2.1, whole genome shotgun sequence genomic window:
- the LOC140931320 gene encoding 4-galactosyl-N-acetylglucosaminide 3-alpha-L-fucosyltransferase FUT6-like isoform X2: MATSTLNWSKYCFLSTCGVSVLLLAALNFYDIRGLKVIRWMSNFTADMYFENKSHSLKFNHSMDKFMVDRNNITTTVQPTEEERTKTVVLVYTVFFGTVKWIGDRDNCGFENKFLFASNKCLSGDFELIYDKQRFEESDLVVFHARNMPSVDHLRTLLKSRPTSQRWVYALWESPNVTPDPGPLNGLFNSTWTFRRDSDFLSPYGSYEELSEEEKIDKMKNIPDYSQGKTELVAWMVGNCGAQPRMAFVQNLKKYIKVDIFGGCSGKRCSNPPTDCLKKFKFYLSFENALCEDYITEKYWGRLGEDINVVPIVMGGANYSKLAIPGSYINVMDFKTVKQFAEYLQYLDKNNTAYNEYFKWRLKYKVFRSNLDLSLCQICKWYVSRYPLQPKVYDDLAAHWVGKGRCNVKNSLITSMWEE, translated from the exons ATGGCCACGTCGACGCTAAATTGGTCAAAATACTGTTTTCTTTCCACCTGTGGAGTTTCTGTTCTTCTTCTTGCAGCGCTAAATTTTTATGACATTCGAGGACTTAAAGTCATTAGATGGATGTCGAACTTCACTGCTGACATGTATTTTGAAAATAAGTCACATTCGCTGAAATTTAATCACTCAATGGATAAATTTATGGTGGACAGGAACAACATTACTACAACGGTGCAACCCACTGAAGAAGAGAGGACCAAGACAGTCGTTCTTGTCTACACTGTCTTCTTCGGGACAGTGAAGTGGATAGGAGATCGTGATAACTGCGGATTTGAAAACAAGTTTTTATTTGCCTCAAATAAATGTCTCTCAGGTGATTTCGAATTAATTTACGACAAACAGCGGTTTGAGGAAAGCGACTTAGTCGTGTTTCACGCTAGAAACATGCCAAGTGTAGATCATCTAAGAACGCTGCTGAAAAGCAGGCCCACTTCACAGCGCTGGGTATACGCTTTGTGGGAAAGTCCAAATGTAACACCAGATCCTGGTCCATTAAACGGGCTTTTTAACTCAACGTGGACTTTCAGAAGGGATTCAGATTTCTTGTCGCCATATGGAAGTTACGAGGAACTgagtgaagaagaaaaaattgataaaatgaaaaacataccGGACTATTCCCAAGGAAAAACTGAACTTGTGGCTTGGATGGTGGGTAATTGTGGCGCTCAACCTCGAATGGCGTTTGTCCAAAATCTGAAAAAATACATCAAGGTCGATATCTTTGGAGGTTGTTCTGGAAAAAGATGTTCAAATCCGCCAACTGATTGCcttaaaaagtttaaattctatttgTCATTCGAGAACGCTTTATGTGAGGATTACATCACCGAAAAGTATTGGGGAAGGCTTG GTGAAGACATAAATGTGGTTCCAATTGTGATGGGAGGTGCTAATTACTCCAAGCTAGCAATTCCAGGGTCTTATATCAATGTTATGGACTTCAAAACTGTTAAACAGTTTGCGGAGTACCTTCAGTATCTGGACAAAAATAACACTGCTTACAATGAATACTTTAAATGGAGACTAAAATACAAGGTGTTTCGCAGCAACCTTGATTTATCACTGTGTCAAATTTGTAAATGGTATGTTTCAAGATATCCGCTTCAACCCAAAGTTTATGATGACCTTGCAGCACATTGGGTTGGAAAGGGACGATGTAATGTGAAAAATTCTCTCATCACAAGTATGTGGGAGGAATAA
- the LOC140929852 gene encoding uncharacterized protein, translating into MASSICNQLIRKVWRSFIDDLGDIPEAEGIYTIGLRQTDENVEYLYVGYSKDMHRRVPEHKWQNLDIDKFIKEQIKENDGIYLTVKWVKDRDGKCKEGKYIECMTKKLKYKPPFNKKGGNNC; encoded by the coding sequence ATGGCATCTTCTATTTGTAACCAACTGATCAGGAAAGTATGGAGATCGTTCATCGATGATCTTGGCGATATACCCGAAGCTGAGGGTATTTATACCATAGGCCTCCGTCAGACAGATGAGAACGTTGAGTACCTTTACGTGGGATATTCAAAAGACATGCACAGGAGGGTACCCGAGCATAAATGGCAAAATTTGGATATAGATAAGTTTATAAAGGAGCAGATCAAGGAAAATGATGGCATATACCTCACAGTGAAATGGGTGAAAGACCGGGACGGAAAATGTAAAGAAGGGAAGTACATAGAATGCATGACGAAGAAGCTTAAATATAAGCCGCCGTTCAATAAGAAAGGTGGTAACAACTGTTAG